In Maniola hyperantus chromosome 13, iAphHyp1.2, whole genome shotgun sequence, one genomic interval encodes:
- the Smurf gene encoding E3 ubiquitin-protein ligase SMURF2, which yields MSTPVSNRKYGAQKIRLTILCARNLVRRDLFRLPDPFAKISVDGSGQVYSTNAVKATLDPKWNTHYDLYLTKGDGITISVWNQRKVHKRQGSGFLGCVRIQPSTVHKLKDTGYQCLELSEDSSGETCGVRGQVIVSLLSRDGARGEPASAAGEGSPLAVVGPAGEVRTPRDPPVNSNVANLPLPQHWEERRCSNSGRIYYVNHALRQTQWERPVESQPASPPPTTPPTTPTPSPAPTSPVTPLSPTSPTSPVTPTSPASPVSENDVSHAASISLRPEPQPQTAARTRQPSTPSSPSTGTPVVVAATDLPPGYEMRTTAQGQVYFYNSVTGASTWHDPRVPQHLRHCAAAAGPLPPGWEMRHAPSGRPYFVDHNNRTTQFTDPRLALSARLTPPLDAVPPVPASPPTAAPVSPPASIEPPDADALPKYKRDLAAKARVLRAELQALQPQTGHCRIEVSRNEVLEESYRLVMKLRGKELRKRLLVKFRGEEGLDYGGVAREWLHLLGRELFNPHYGLFQYANAGDDRYSLQINADSGVNPEHLSYFHFAGRILGVALFHGHQLDAAFTAPFYKQLLGRPITLRDIRDVDPELHRSLSWMLDNSIAGVIDTTFSVECSSFGAVRSVELRPGGTNETVTDTNKRDYVRLYVAHRFTRGAERQWLALQRGLADIIPPQLLRPLSPRDLQPLLAGRADLDPADWRRHTRLKHVNPDAPIVGWFWEIVEEFDAEMRARLLQFVTGSRRVPLAGFRALQGSTGAAAPRLFTLHLVADASPDSLPKAHTCFNRLDLPPYPSKERLHDKLKQAVLETAGFAVE from the exons atgtctactCCAGTGTCGAATCGTAAATATGGAGCCCAAAAAATTCGACTTACAA tatTGTGCGCAAGGAATTTAGTGCGGAGGGATTTATTTC GACTACCGGATCCATTTGCAAAAATATCTGTGGACGGCAGTGGCCAAGTGTACTCCACAAATGCTGTAAAAGCAACTCTCGACCCAAAGTGGAATACACATTATGATCTATATTTAACTAAGGGTGATGGTATTACAATCAG TGTATGGAATCAGCGTAAAGTCCACAAACGCCAGGGTTCCGGTTTCCTTGGTTGTGTTCGAATTCAGCCATCTACAGTGCACAAATTAAAAGATACTGGAT ATCAATGCCTTGAACTTAGTGAGGACAGTTCTGGAGAGACATGTGGTGTTCGTGGTCAGGTCATAGTTTCCCTCTTGTCTCGAGATGGCGCCCGAGGGGAACCGGCGTCAGCGGCCGGAGAAGGGTCGCCTTTGGCTGTAGTGGGTCCTGCCGGTGAAGTACGGACCCCGAGAGACCCTCCTGTTAATTCCAATGTGGCAAACTTACCATTACCACAGCATTGGGAAGAGAGGAGATGCAGCAATAGTGGAAG GATATACTACGTGAACCACGCTCTCCGGCAGACGCAATGGGAGCGGCCGGTGGAGTCTCAACCCGCGTCGCCCCCGCCAACCACGCCCCCCACCACCCCCACCCCCTCCCCCGCACCCACCAGCCCTGTCACACCCCTCTCACCCACGTCGCCCACCTCCCCCGTCACACCCACTTCACCCGCATCACCAGTGTCTGAAAATGATGTTAGCCATGCTGCTTCTATTTCATTAAG ACCGGAGCCTCAGCCACAGACCGCAGCAAGAACTCGACAGCCGAGCACACCATCGTCGCCCTCCACTGGGACACCCGTAGTCGTAGCTGCCACTGATCTACCGCCTGGATATG AAATGCGAACAACAGCCCAAGGACAAGTTTACTTCTACAACAGTGTAACGGGTGCATCAACATGGCACGACCCGCGTGTGCCTCAACACTTGCGACACTGCGCAGCCGCGGCCGGCCCGCTGCCGCCTGGCTGGGAGATGAGACACGCGCCCTCCGGCCGACCATACTTCGTGGACCACAACAACCGCACCACGCAGTTCACTGACCCCCGTTTGGCTCTATCAGCTCGACTG ACACCGCCATTAGATGCAGTTCCCCCAGTACCTGCCAGTCCCCCCACCGCCGCACCAGTGTCGCCCCCCGCGTCCATCGAACCGCCCGACGCCGATGCTCTGCCGAAATACAAACGAGACTTAGCCGCCAAAGCGAGGGTCCTACGTGCAGAGTTACAGGCCTTGCAACCGCAGACTGGCCACTGTCGAATCGAG GTATCACGTAACGAAGTACTGGAGGAATCGTACCGGCTCGTGATGAAGCTACGAGGCAAGGAGTTGCGCAAACGATTGCTCGTCAAGTTCCGCGGCGAAGAGGGACTGGACTATGGTGGCGTTGCGAGAGAATGGTTGCATTTACTGGGGAGAGAGCTGTTCAACCCACACTATGGACTATTCCAGTATGCGAATGCTGGGGACGATAGATATTCGTTACAGATTAATGCGGACTCAGGG GTGAACCCTGAGCATCTATCATACTTCCACTTCGCGGGCCGCATCCTGGGCGTAGCGTTGTTTCACGGACACCAGCTCGACGCCGCGTTCACTGCGCCCTTCTACAAGCAACTATTAGGGAGACCAATCACCTTGAGAGATATAAGGGACGTAGATCCGGAACTGCATCGGTCTCTGTCTTGGATGCT GGATAACAGCATAGCCGGTGTAATAGACACGACATTCTCCGTCGAGTGTTCATCGTTCGGTGCGGTGCGGAGTGTGGAGCTGAGGCCTGGCGGGACTAACGAGACAGTTACTGATACTAACAAGCGTGATTATGTGAGACTGTACGTAGCACATCGATTCACTAGAGGCGCCGAGCGCCAATGGCTCGCTTTACAACGCGGCCTCGCAGACATCATTCCACCACAACTCCTCAGACCGCTTTCCCCTCGAGACCTTCAGCCGTTACTAGCAGGAAGAGCGGACCTCGACCCGGCTGATTGGCGCCGACACACGCGGCTCAAACACGTCAACCCAGACGCTCCAATAGTCGGCTGGTTCTGGGAAATAGTCGAAGAGTTCGACGCTGAAATGCGAGCGAGACTCCTACAATTCGTCACTGGCTCCAGACGCGTTCCGCTCGCAGGATTCCGCGCTTTACAAGGCTCGACAGGCGCTGCCGCTCCTAGGCTATTCACGTTGCATCTAGTAGCCGACGCCTCCCCAGATTCGCTTCCAAAAGCACATACCTGCTTCAATCGTCTCGATCTACCCCCTTATCCGAGCAAAGAAAGGCTGCACGACAAACTTAAACAGGCAGTCCTTGAAACTGCCGGGTTTGCTGTTGAatga